A section of the Amblyomma americanum isolate KBUSLIRL-KWMA chromosome 2, ASM5285725v1, whole genome shotgun sequence genome encodes:
- the LOC144118483 gene encoding uncharacterized protein LOC144118483 — MKKRRYVAWCWLLSLAILGAATVHAGVKGSTSAAKGESTKGAGKNDKDSTEQMQKRWKCVRLGRMSTDAAPNKRCWFYCFSETQYRIFRLPELNGTPCWADKNYPKGACKYSRCRQPRKKKSWSLRKWIFSSPYDVSE, encoded by the exons ATGAAGAAAAGAAGATATGTGGCTTGGTGCTGGTTACTCTCGCTTGCGATACTAG GGGCAGCTACTGTACACGCCGGAGTGAAAGGCAGTACTTCAGCTGCTAAGGGCGAATCCACGAAAGGAGCTGGGAAAAATGACAAGGACTCCACGGAGCAGATGCAAAAGCGATGGAAATGCGTTCGGCTAGGAAGAATG TCAACGGATGCAGCACCGAACAAAAGATGCTGGTTCTACTGCTTCAGCGAGACGCAATACCGAATATTCCGATTACCAGAACTGAACGGAACTCCCTGCTGG GCGGACAAGAATTACCCCAAAGGAGCGTGCAAGTACTCACGCTGCCGTCAGCCGCGCAAGAAGAAAAGCTGGTCGCTTCGAAAGTGGATCTTCAGCAGCCCGTATGATGTCAGTGAATAA